From one Lysinibacillus sp. G4S2 genomic stretch:
- the prli42 gene encoding stressosome-associated protein Prli42: MSNKKFQKIVVYTMIVIMLISSLAFGLSMII, from the coding sequence ATGAGTAATAAAAAATTTCAAAAAATCGTTGTTTATACTATGATTGTGATTATGTTAATCTCATCTCTAGCATTTGGTTTATCAATGATAATCTAA
- a CDS encoding aromatic acid exporter family protein, giving the protein MKKFSIGYRTLKTAFGAAIAIAIAQYFDLASYASAGILTILCVQPTKKKSIHAAYTRFVASIIGMLYAFLSFELFSYHPLTLAGMLIIFIPTIVSLKVADGFVSSAVIIMHIYAAKSFSLGLVYNEFALMAIGYGTGIAINMYMPDIQKELNYYRVKIEELYSKIFLEIANYLREGDTLWDGQEIIEAIKALNSAKSLAFKDVENHFTRRKNDYYMYFDMREQQLEIIDRVLPKITALPVIVQEAIIVADFLQDLGEHVHSGNTASHFREKLEQVKRDFAQLPLPNNHEQFLAQAALYQFIEEMDRYLEIKQSFKGLKVKKERPQ; this is encoded by the coding sequence TTGAAGAAATTTTCAATCGGCTATCGTACTTTAAAAACGGCATTTGGTGCAGCAATCGCTATTGCCATTGCCCAATATTTTGATTTAGCTTCTTATGCATCAGCTGGTATTCTAACAATATTATGTGTACAGCCAACGAAGAAAAAATCCATTCATGCAGCCTATACACGATTTGTCGCAAGTATAATCGGTATGCTTTATGCATTTTTGAGCTTTGAGCTATTTTCCTATCATCCGCTTACATTAGCAGGTATGCTTATCATTTTTATACCAACAATCGTGTCATTAAAAGTAGCGGATGGCTTTGTTTCTAGTGCGGTTATTATCATGCATATTTACGCTGCAAAAAGTTTTTCATTGGGACTTGTTTATAATGAATTCGCATTAATGGCAATTGGTTATGGGACGGGAATAGCTATAAATATGTATATGCCAGACATTCAAAAGGAATTAAATTACTATCGGGTTAAAATTGAAGAACTTTACAGTAAGATTTTTTTAGAAATTGCCAACTATTTAAGAGAAGGCGATACATTGTGGGATGGTCAGGAAATTATTGAAGCGATTAAAGCGTTGAATAGTGCGAAATCCCTAGCGTTTAAAGATGTTGAAAATCATTTTACGAGACGAAAAAATGACTATTACATGTATTTTGATATGCGTGAACAGCAGTTAGAAATTATTGATAGGGTACTACCGAAAATAACGGCACTTCCTGTTATAGTACAAGAGGCGATTATCGTTGCAGATTTTTTGCAAGACCTCGGTGAGCACGTTCATTCAGGAAATACAGCTAGTCATTTTAGAGAAAAGTTAGAGCAAGTAAAGCGAGATTTCGCCCAATTACCTTTACCGAATAACCATGAGCAATTTCTAGCACAAGCGGCACTTTATCAATTTATAGAGGAAATGGATCGCTATTTAGAAATTAAACAGTCTTTTAAAGGTTTAAAGGTAAAGAAAGAGCGTCCGCAGTAA
- a CDS encoding BrxA/BrxB family bacilliredoxin — protein MNMDYDLFMQEILKTARAEIEAAGYEQLRTPEAVEEAFARPGTTLVMVNSVCGCAGGIARPAAAQCVHYDKRPDHLVTVFAGQDKEATAAARYHFGEDHLPSSPSFVLLKDGQVVAEVGRYEIEGHDPMSVVTNLQANFEEYCDEL, from the coding sequence ATGAATATGGATTACGATTTATTTATGCAAGAAATTTTAAAAACAGCTCGTGCGGAAATTGAGGCAGCTGGTTATGAACAGCTACGCACACCAGAAGCTGTTGAAGAGGCGTTTGCTCGTCCAGGTACAACATTAGTCATGGTAAACTCAGTATGCGGCTGTGCAGGGGGTATCGCACGTCCAGCAGCAGCACAATGCGTACATTATGATAAACGTCCAGACCATCTTGTAACGGTATTTGCTGGTCAAGATAAAGAAGCAACTGCAGCTGCTCGTTATCACTTCGGTGAAGATCATTTACCATCTTCCCCATCATTTGTGTTATTAAAGGATGGACAAGTAGTAGCAGAAGTTGGACGCTATGAAATTGAGGGTCATGACCCAATGTCAGTAGTGACAAACCTACAAGCAAACTTTGAGGAATACTGCGACGAACTTTAA
- the meaB gene encoding methylmalonyl Co-A mutase-associated GTPase MeaB — translation MDKNKGMPESALFVMDGVEATHDGMQYSTPKKFRKKKADKLNLQELAREVRAGSRTHLSKAITLIESSNVTHKVQAQELLQELLPHTGNSVRIGITGVPGAGKSSFIEAFGTMLCEMGKKVAVLAIDPSSSLSGGSILGDKTRMEELVKKPNAFVRPSPSAGTLGGVHKKTRETMLVCEAAGYDVILIETVGVGQSETYVRGMVDFFLLLVLTGAGDELQGMKKGIMELADAIVVHKADGDNVRLAKKTVSEYKQILHFLQPATPGWMSTAMPVSSWEKRGLDKVWSTIGEFRQIVEENNYWLIRRQNQTKDWFQSMIIDQLIDSFYGNPERKAQVQLLERQILNGQLTVTQGVDRLFGEEQS, via the coding sequence ATGGACAAAAACAAAGGAATGCCAGAAAGTGCGCTATTTGTTATGGACGGAGTAGAGGCAACTCACGACGGAATGCAATATAGTACACCGAAAAAATTCCGCAAGAAAAAAGCAGACAAACTAAACTTACAGGAGCTTGCACGAGAAGTACGTGCAGGCTCTCGTACACACTTGTCAAAAGCTATTACACTCATTGAAAGTTCAAATGTAACGCATAAAGTGCAAGCACAAGAACTTCTACAAGAGCTTCTACCACATACAGGAAACAGTGTCCGTATTGGGATTACAGGCGTTCCTGGTGCGGGAAAGAGTTCGTTCATTGAGGCTTTCGGAACGATGCTTTGTGAGATGGGAAAAAAAGTGGCAGTCCTTGCGATTGATCCAAGCTCTTCTTTATCTGGAGGAAGCATTTTAGGCGATAAAACTCGAATGGAAGAGCTCGTGAAGAAGCCTAATGCATTTGTCCGTCCCTCTCCTTCAGCTGGTACCCTGGGGGGTGTTCATAAAAAGACACGTGAAACGATGCTTGTTTGTGAAGCAGCCGGCTATGATGTCATTTTAATAGAAACAGTCGGTGTTGGACAAAGTGAAACGTATGTCCGTGGTATGGTTGATTTCTTCTTACTGTTAGTTTTAACAGGTGCTGGAGACGAGCTCCAAGGCATGAAAAAGGGCATTATGGAGTTAGCGGATGCCATCGTTGTCCATAAGGCTGATGGCGATAATGTTCGTCTAGCGAAAAAAACGGTATCCGAATATAAGCAAATCTTACATTTCTTACAGCCTGCAACTCCAGGATGGATGTCGACAGCAATGCCAGTAAGTTCGTGGGAAAAACGTGGCCTTGACAAAGTATGGAGTACAATAGGGGAATTCAGACAAATCGTGGAAGAAAATAATTACTGGTTGATCAGACGCCAAAATCAGACGAAAGATTGGTTCCAATCGATGATTATTGACCAGTTAATTGATTCGTTTTATGGCAATCCGGAGCGTAAAGCACAAGTGCAACTTCTCGAACGTCAAATTTTAAATGGACAGTTGACAGTAACACAAGGTGTAGATCGTTTATTTGGCGAGGAACAATCATAG
- the scpA gene encoding methylmalonyl-CoA mutase — protein sequence MSKPNFSAVEIEKVLAAEAPQASEEKFMTNEGIEIKDIYSKEDIKDAKHLNDVAGIAPNTRGPYPTMYVARPWTVRQYAGFSTAEESNAFYKRNLAMGQKGLSVAFDLATHRGYDSDHPRVTGDVGKAGVAIDSVEDMKILFDQIPLDQMSVSMTMNGAVLPVLAFYIVAAEEQGVTPDKLAGTIQNDILKEYMVRNTYIYPPAMSMKIIADIFEFTAKYMPKFNSISISGYHIQEAGATNDIELAYTLADGLEYVRTGLKAGIDIDAFAPRLSFFWAIGMNYYMEVAKMRAARRIWAQMMSTFNPKNPKTLALRTHSQTSGWSLTEQDPFNNVTRTLIEANASSMGHTQSLHTNALDEAIALPTDFSARIARNTQLFLQEETAMTKVIDPWGGSYYVEKLTNEITKSAWALIEEIEELGGMAKAIETGLPKMKVEEAAAKRQAKIDSKTETIVGVNKYRLEKEEPIDILDIDNTLVRQKQIERLEAMKAARDEAEVQKHLARLTKAAQDGEENLLAIAVDAARARASLGEISDAIEVVSGRHKAVIRSISGVYSANFSDEEQITEVKQMTEEFLENEGRRPRILVAKMGQDGHDRGAKVVATGYADLGFDVDISPLFMTPAEAAQMAVENDVHVIGVSSLAAGHKTLVPELVAELEKLGREDIIIIVGGVIPAQDYDFLYNAGAVAIFGPGTVIPVSAQKIIEEIYKRLGYEEVSE from the coding sequence ATGAGCAAGCCAAATTTTAGTGCAGTTGAAATCGAAAAAGTATTAGCAGCTGAAGCACCTCAAGCGTCAGAAGAAAAATTCATGACAAATGAAGGTATCGAAATTAAAGATATTTATTCAAAAGAAGATATTAAAGATGCAAAACATTTAAATGATGTTGCAGGTATTGCGCCAAATACACGTGGTCCATACCCTACTATGTATGTAGCTCGTCCTTGGACAGTTCGTCAATATGCTGGTTTCTCAACAGCTGAAGAATCAAATGCATTCTACAAACGTAACTTAGCAATGGGTCAAAAAGGTCTTTCTGTTGCCTTTGACTTAGCAACTCACCGTGGCTATGACTCAGACCATCCACGTGTAACAGGGGATGTTGGTAAAGCTGGGGTTGCGATTGACTCAGTAGAAGATATGAAAATCTTATTTGACCAAATTCCTTTAGATCAAATGTCGGTTTCTATGACAATGAATGGTGCTGTATTACCAGTTCTTGCATTCTATATCGTTGCAGCTGAAGAGCAGGGAGTTACACCAGACAAGCTTGCTGGTACGATTCAAAACGATATTTTAAAAGAATACATGGTTCGTAACACATATATTTATCCGCCAGCAATGTCTATGAAAATTATTGCAGATATTTTTGAATTTACGGCGAAATATATGCCAAAATTTAACTCAATTTCGATCTCTGGTTACCATATTCAAGAAGCGGGGGCAACAAATGACATCGAGCTTGCTTACACATTAGCAGATGGTCTTGAATATGTTCGTACAGGGCTTAAAGCTGGAATCGATATTGATGCCTTTGCACCGCGTTTATCATTCTTCTGGGCAATCGGTATGAACTATTATATGGAAGTTGCAAAAATGCGTGCAGCACGCCGAATTTGGGCACAAATGATGTCAACGTTTAATCCAAAAAATCCTAAGACATTAGCACTTCGTACACACTCACAAACATCTGGCTGGTCTTTAACAGAGCAAGATCCATTTAACAATGTGACACGTACATTAATCGAAGCGAATGCGTCATCAATGGGGCATACGCAATCTCTTCATACAAATGCACTTGATGAAGCGATTGCTCTACCAACGGATTTCTCTGCACGTATTGCACGTAATACACAGCTATTCTTACAAGAAGAAACGGCAATGACGAAAGTAATTGATCCATGGGGCGGTTCATACTATGTGGAAAAATTGACAAACGAGATTACAAAATCTGCGTGGGCATTAATTGAAGAAATCGAAGAGCTTGGCGGTATGGCGAAAGCGATTGAAACAGGTCTTCCAAAAATGAAAGTCGAGGAAGCTGCGGCAAAACGTCAAGCGAAAATCGACTCTAAAACTGAAACAATCGTTGGTGTCAACAAATATCGTTTAGAAAAAGAAGAACCGATCGACATTCTTGACATTGATAATACACTAGTTCGTCAAAAGCAAATTGAACGTTTAGAAGCGATGAAGGCAGCTCGTGATGAAGCTGAAGTACAAAAACATCTAGCGCGATTAACGAAAGCGGCGCAAGATGGTGAAGAAAACTTATTAGCAATAGCAGTAGATGCTGCTCGTGCTCGTGCTTCATTAGGCGAAATTTCCGATGCAATTGAAGTTGTTTCTGGTCGTCATAAAGCGGTAATCCGTTCAATCTCTGGCGTGTACTCTGCAAACTTCTCAGATGAAGAGCAAATTACTGAAGTGAAACAAATGACAGAGGAGTTCCTTGAAAATGAAGGTCGTCGTCCACGTATTTTAGTAGCGAAAATGGGACAAGATGGACATGACCGTGGTGCGAAGGTCGTGGCAACGGGTTATGCTGACTTAGGATTTGACGTAGATATTTCACCGTTATTTATGACACCGGCTGAGGCAGCTCAAATGGCAGTGGAAAACGATGTTCATGTGATTGGCGTATCTTCATTAGCAGCTGGTCATAAAACTTTAGTTCCTGAATTAGTAGCAGAGCTAGAAAAACTAGGCCGCGAAGATATCATTATTATTGTTGGTGGTGTAATTCCAGCACAAGATTATGATTTCCTTTATAACGCTGGCGCAGTAGCGATTTTTGGACCTGGTACAGTTATTCCTGTATCAGCACAAAAGATTATTGAAGAGATTTACAAACGTTTAGGCTACGAGGAAGTGTCTGAATAA
- a CDS encoding methylmalonyl-CoA mutase family protein has product MKNIEFEKPSYSEWQDAAIKALKGKPFESLLTKTSEGVTLEPLYTQESLVAKLGEELDKQVATIRSLQNNQAYRVAQQIYADTSEAFFAKLDDSLARGNEVVTIDSRVNFEWTEEVLAQLANYFTEYSFKMSVENSNDPLLAVFDKITVDQRETVKGFIVSKNLISLTDFPSVRSVGADTTVYHNEGANAVQELAYALALAAKYANQEESFEAFAKKFYVSFAVDTQFFTEIAKLRAFKVLWKAFSSAYGVSDSVKVPTIAETSLRSFSKLDVYVNLLRVANEALSGLIGGADVFTVHPHDALTTPTDQSVRIARNVSLILKEETNVLKVIDPAGGSYFIESLTADFVKEAWALFLEIEAAGGIDAYTASGQLAEELEKSYQARIKAAQTRKQSLIGTNIYANPADVFESATNPAFAEIKRIAIPFEQLRAEMTAANVKTGILALGTLKSSKPRADFVSGFLNTVGLVPEKSEPVATAEEALAWINSTEATYVVIAGNDDDTKELVPAILAGKPANVIVDVAGKFKDEEEAWLANGLNGFIFAGQNIIEKFNSVFASMKEVQR; this is encoded by the coding sequence ATGAAAAATATTGAATTTGAAAAGCCGTCCTATTCAGAATGGCAAGATGCAGCAATCAAGGCTTTAAAAGGGAAACCATTCGAGTCTCTTTTAACGAAAACAAGTGAAGGTGTTACACTAGAACCACTTTACACTCAAGAAAGTTTAGTAGCAAAACTTGGTGAAGAACTTGATAAACAAGTTGCCACAATCCGTTCCCTACAAAATAATCAAGCATATCGAGTGGCACAACAAATATACGCTGATACAAGCGAAGCATTTTTTGCAAAGCTTGATGATAGCTTAGCTCGAGGCAATGAAGTAGTAACAATTGATAGCCGTGTAAATTTTGAATGGACTGAAGAAGTATTGGCACAATTAGCGAATTATTTCACAGAATATTCGTTTAAAATGTCGGTTGAAAATTCAAATGACCCATTATTAGCAGTATTCGACAAAATAACAGTTGATCAGCGAGAAACTGTAAAAGGTTTCATCGTATCGAAAAACCTAATCTCTTTAACTGATTTCCCGAGCGTGCGCTCAGTCGGCGCGGACACAACGGTTTATCATAATGAAGGAGCTAACGCTGTGCAAGAATTAGCCTATGCACTTGCATTAGCCGCAAAATACGCAAATCAAGAAGAAAGCTTTGAAGCGTTCGCGAAGAAGTTTTATGTATCATTTGCAGTGGATACACAGTTCTTTACAGAGATTGCCAAACTTCGTGCTTTTAAAGTACTTTGGAAAGCGTTCTCATCCGCTTATGGAGTATCTGACAGCGTGAAAGTTCCAACTATTGCTGAGACGTCATTAAGAAGCTTCTCGAAGCTGGATGTTTATGTAAACTTATTACGTGTAGCAAATGAAGCGCTTTCGGGCTTAATCGGTGGTGCGGATGTCTTTACAGTTCACCCTCATGATGCATTAACGACACCAACAGATCAATCGGTTCGTATTGCACGGAATGTATCTTTAATCTTAAAAGAAGAAACAAATGTTTTAAAAGTTATAGACCCAGCTGGTGGCTCTTACTTTATTGAGTCATTAACAGCAGATTTTGTGAAAGAAGCTTGGGCATTGTTCTTAGAAATTGAAGCAGCTGGAGGCATCGACGCTTACACTGCATCAGGACAGCTTGCTGAGGAACTGGAAAAATCTTATCAAGCTCGTATTAAGGCGGCACAAACGCGTAAGCAATCATTAATCGGTACAAATATTTATGCCAACCCAGCAGATGTGTTTGAAAGCGCAACAAATCCAGCGTTTGCAGAGATTAAGCGAATTGCTATACCTTTCGAGCAATTACGTGCTGAAATGACAGCGGCAAATGTGAAAACAGGGATTTTAGCATTAGGTACACTAAAAAGCTCAAAACCACGTGCCGATTTCGTGTCAGGTTTCTTAAACACTGTAGGTCTAGTACCAGAAAAAAGTGAACCAGTTGCTACAGCTGAAGAAGCACTAGCTTGGATAAACTCTACTGAAGCTACATATGTGGTGATCGCAGGTAATGATGATGATACAAAAGAATTAGTACCGGCAATTTTAGCAGGTAAACCAGCTAACGTAATTGTTGACGTTGCAGGTAAATTTAAAGACGAAGAAGAAGCTTGGTTAGCAAATGGCTTAAACGGCTTTATTTTCGCAGGACAGAACATCATTGAAAAATTTAATTCAGTGTTCGCTAGCATGAAGGAGGTCCAACGATGA
- a CDS encoding dihydrolipoamide acetyltransferase family protein — MAIQNITMPQLGESVTEGTIEKWLVKPGDTVKKYDPLAEVVTDKVNAEIPSSFEGVITELLAEEGQTLPVGAVVCCVEIAGDSELPPPPPPKKSAVSTAILNAGVQKKQEIPQPTTAIIASQKTVRQDKVRYSPAVLRLAQEHDIALDQVTGTGEGGRITRKDLMKLIETGNVPTSQVETPSAVNTAVQQSAPIVAPASQDNDTQPATPVQSIQAGDVEIPVTKVRRAIANNMVRSAQEVPHAWMMMEVDVTDLVAYRDSIKTEFKQKEGFNITYFAFFVKAVSQALKEFPMMNSMWAEDKIIQKHDINISIAVATEDALFVPVIKHADEKSIKGIAKEIHELAMKVRAGKLTMDDIKGGTFTVNNTGAFGSVQSMGIINYPQAAILQVESIVKKPVVLPGGMFAARDIVNLCLSLDHRVLDGLVCGKFLNRVKEILENTNKSSTSVY, encoded by the coding sequence ATGGCTATTCAAAATATTACAATGCCACAGCTCGGCGAAAGTGTAACAGAAGGTACGATTGAAAAATGGCTTGTCAAGCCAGGTGATACGGTAAAAAAATATGATCCACTAGCAGAAGTTGTAACAGATAAAGTAAATGCAGAAATCCCGTCTTCTTTTGAAGGAGTCATTACAGAGCTACTAGCAGAGGAAGGGCAAACATTACCCGTTGGAGCAGTCGTTTGTTGCGTTGAAATAGCAGGTGACAGCGAATTACCTCCTCCGCCTCCACCGAAAAAATCAGCGGTAAGTACAGCTATTTTAAATGCAGGTGTACAAAAGAAACAGGAGATTCCGCAGCCAACTACAGCTATAATAGCATCACAAAAAACGGTTCGACAGGATAAAGTCCGTTATTCTCCAGCGGTTCTTCGACTTGCACAAGAGCATGATATTGCACTTGACCAAGTCACAGGAACTGGTGAAGGGGGACGCATTACAAGAAAAGACCTTATGAAATTGATTGAAACAGGAAATGTGCCAACTTCTCAGGTTGAAACACCGTCTGCTGTCAATACAGCCGTTCAACAGTCAGCACCTATTGTAGCACCTGCATCACAGGACAATGATACTCAACCTGCTACACCAGTACAATCTATTCAAGCAGGTGATGTTGAAATTCCAGTAACGAAGGTGCGTCGTGCTATCGCTAATAATATGGTACGAAGTGCTCAGGAAGTGCCACATGCATGGATGATGATGGAAGTAGATGTTACTGATTTAGTAGCATATCGTGATAGCATAAAGACAGAGTTTAAGCAAAAAGAAGGCTTTAATATTACGTATTTTGCTTTCTTTGTAAAAGCTGTCTCGCAAGCTCTTAAGGAATTCCCGATGATGAATTCTATGTGGGCAGAGGACAAAATCATTCAAAAGCATGACATAAATATTTCCATTGCAGTCGCGACAGAGGATGCCTTATTTGTCCCTGTTATAAAACACGCTGATGAAAAATCGATTAAAGGTATTGCTAAAGAAATTCATGAGCTTGCAATGAAAGTTCGTGCTGGGAAACTGACGATGGATGATATAAAAGGTGGTACATTTACGGTAAATAATACGGGTGCATTCGGCTCTGTTCAGTCGATGGGCATCATTAATTATCCACAAGCAGCAATTCTTCAAGTGGAAAGTATTGTAAAAAAACCGGTTGTTTTACCTGGTGGAATGTTCGCTGCACGAGATATTGTGAATTTATGTTTATCTTTAGATCATCGTGTTCTTGATGGACTTGTTTGTGGTAAATTCCTAAATAGGGTGAAAGAAATACTCGAAAATACAAATAAATCTTCAACGTCAGTCTACTGA
- a CDS encoding alpha-ketoacid dehydrogenase subunit beta: MAVMSYIDAITLAMKEEMERDERVFILGEDVGRKGGVFKATTGLYEQFGEHRVLDTPLAESAIAGVGIGAAMYGMRPIAEMQFADFIMPAVNQIVSEAAKIRYRSNNDWSCPMVIRAPFGGGIHGALYHSQSVEALFAGTPGLKIVIPSTPYDAKGLLKAAIRDEDPVLFFEHKRAYRLIKGEVPTDDYTLPIGKADVKREGEDVTVITYGLAVHFALQAAERLAADGISAHILDLRTVYPLDKEAIIEAASKTGKVLLVTEDNKEGSIMSEVAAIIAEHCLFELDAPIQRLAGPDVPAMPYAPTMEKYFMINPEKVERAMRELAAF; encoded by the coding sequence ATGGCAGTGATGTCTTATATTGATGCGATTACATTAGCGATGAAGGAAGAGATGGAACGTGATGAGCGTGTTTTCATTTTAGGAGAGGACGTTGGTCGCAAAGGCGGGGTTTTCAAAGCAACAACAGGTCTTTATGAACAATTTGGTGAACATCGGGTACTTGATACGCCTCTTGCAGAGAGTGCCATTGCAGGTGTTGGTATTGGTGCTGCGATGTATGGTATGCGTCCAATTGCCGAGATGCAATTCGCTGATTTCATCATGCCTGCTGTTAACCAAATCGTTTCTGAGGCTGCAAAAATCCGCTATCGTTCGAATAATGACTGGTCTTGCCCAATGGTTATACGTGCACCTTTTGGCGGAGGTATACACGGAGCACTTTATCATTCGCAATCTGTAGAGGCACTTTTTGCAGGAACACCTGGATTGAAAATTGTTATTCCGTCCACGCCATATGATGCAAAAGGCTTGTTAAAAGCAGCAATCCGTGATGAGGATCCAGTACTATTTTTCGAACATAAACGTGCTTATCGACTCATAAAAGGTGAAGTGCCAACGGACGACTACACATTACCGATTGGGAAGGCAGATGTTAAGCGTGAAGGGGAAGACGTTACTGTCATTACGTATGGATTAGCTGTCCATTTTGCATTACAAGCAGCTGAGCGCCTTGCAGCAGACGGTATTTCCGCTCATATTCTTGACCTACGCACGGTATATCCACTCGATAAAGAGGCAATCATTGAGGCGGCGAGTAAAACAGGAAAAGTTTTACTAGTTACTGAGGATAATAAAGAGGGAAGCATCATGAGTGAGGTAGCAGCAATCATTGCAGAGCATTGCTTATTTGAACTCGATGCACCAATCCAACGCCTAGCAGGACCAGATGTTCCGGCAATGCCGTATGCACCGACGATGGAAAAGTATTTTATGATCAACCCTGAAAAAGTAGAACGTGCGATGCGAGAACTAGCTGCATTCTAA
- a CDS encoding thiamine pyrophosphate-dependent dehydrogenase E1 component subunit alpha, with translation MQDVQIKHEDLGLSNEDVLAMFETMLMARRLDERMWLLNRSGKIPFVISCQGQEAAQVGAAFALDHNKDYIAPYYRDMGVVLHFGMTPRELMLSAFAKAEDPNSGGRQMPGHFGQKKNRILTGSSPVTTQVPHAVGVALAGRLQKEDFITFVTLGEGSSNQGDFHEGANFAGVHKLPVIIMVENNQYAISVPVERQLGCAKVSDRGIGYGMPGVTVDGKCPLQVYKVVKEAADRARSGEGPSLIETVTYRLTAHSSDDDDRQYRTAEDIAEGKAKDPVLLFEKYLMDAGVMTENLRAEIEERVMAEVNEATDYAEAAPYAMPEHALKYVYAPVDGGDV, from the coding sequence ATGCAAGATGTTCAAATTAAGCATGAAGATTTAGGTTTATCAAATGAAGATGTCCTTGCAATGTTCGAAACGATGTTAATGGCAAGAAGACTAGATGAACGTATGTGGTTATTAAACCGTTCTGGTAAAATTCCATTTGTTATTTCTTGTCAGGGACAGGAGGCAGCACAAGTGGGAGCGGCATTTGCTCTTGATCATAACAAAGATTATATTGCACCTTACTATCGTGATATGGGTGTTGTTTTACATTTTGGAATGACACCAAGAGAATTGATGTTATCCGCGTTTGCCAAAGCAGAGGATCCAAACTCAGGTGGGCGACAAATGCCAGGTCATTTTGGACAAAAGAAAAATCGTATTTTAACAGGCTCTTCGCCAGTTACTACACAAGTTCCGCACGCGGTGGGGGTAGCTCTTGCAGGGCGTCTACAAAAAGAGGATTTTATTACTTTTGTTACGCTCGGTGAAGGTTCATCTAACCAGGGTGATTTTCATGAAGGTGCGAATTTTGCAGGAGTTCATAAGCTTCCAGTCATTATAATGGTAGAAAACAATCAATACGCAATTTCTGTGCCAGTTGAACGTCAATTAGGCTGTGCGAAAGTGTCAGATCGCGGTATTGGCTATGGTATGCCAGGTGTTACAGTTGATGGAAAATGTCCGTTACAGGTCTATAAGGTTGTGAAAGAAGCAGCTGATCGTGCACGTAGTGGTGAAGGTCCAAGTCTAATAGAAACAGTGACTTATCGCTTAACAGCTCATTCTTCGGATGATGATGATCGTCAATATCGAACTGCTGAGGATATAGCGGAAGGTAAGGCAAAGGATCCTGTGCTGTTATTTGAAAAGTATCTAATGGATGCTGGCGTGATGACAGAAAACCTACGTGCTGAAATTGAAGAGCGTGTCATGGCAGAGGTGAATGAAGCAACAGATTATGCAGAAGCTGCTCCGTATGCAATGCCAGAGCATGCTTTGAAATACGTATATGCACCAGTGGACGGAGGTGACGTGTAA